A single Natrinema pellirubrum DSM 15624 DNA region contains:
- a CDS encoding sulfatase, whose protein sequence is MRGVGTGSETEPDTRRSNVLFVVLDTVRKDHLEPYGYERSTTPALSRFAEEATVFESAVAPAPWTLPVHASLFTGLYPSEHGADQGSPYLDDATTLASSLSAAGYDTACYSSNAWITPYTSLTDGFDRQDSFFEVLPGDVLSGPLASAWQAVNDNAYLRELASSIVHIGAKAHAKLASGEGADSKTPSVIDRTKSFIDDSDSDEGWFGFVNLMDAHLPYYPPAEYREEFAPGVDPSEVCQNSKEYNSGAREIDDAEFDDIRGLYDAEIAHMDAELGRLFDWLRETDQWDDTTVVVCADHGELHGEHDLYGHEFALYDQLINVPLLVKHPDLEADRRDDLVELLDLYHTVLDAVGVDPATAVGTTGDDAPVPRDPTRSLLSSEYRAFEGASEPDPGQRAVLEGDETSGDASSDDYAFVEYAQPVIELHHLEEKASEAGIELSNDHRAYSRLRAARSTDAKYVRADRIPDEGYRLDEDPAEESPIDPDDDAVVAATERALARFEDAVGGAWDDPSETDPDDADALAEADEGTQERLRELGYLE, encoded by the coding sequence ATACGGGGAGTCGGCACGGGGTCGGAGACGGAACCCGACACCCGTCGGTCGAACGTCCTCTTCGTCGTGCTGGATACGGTCCGGAAGGACCACCTCGAGCCCTATGGCTACGAGCGGTCGACGACGCCGGCACTCTCCCGGTTCGCCGAGGAGGCTACCGTTTTCGAGTCGGCGGTCGCCCCCGCTCCGTGGACCCTCCCGGTACACGCCTCGCTGTTTACGGGGCTCTACCCGAGCGAACACGGGGCCGATCAGGGAAGTCCGTACCTCGACGACGCTACGACGCTGGCGTCGTCGCTGTCGGCGGCCGGCTACGATACGGCCTGTTACTCCTCGAACGCCTGGATCACGCCCTATACGAGCCTGACCGACGGCTTCGACAGACAGGATTCGTTCTTCGAGGTCCTGCCCGGCGACGTCCTCTCGGGGCCGCTGGCCAGCGCCTGGCAGGCGGTCAACGACAACGCCTACCTCCGCGAACTGGCGTCGTCGATCGTCCACATCGGGGCCAAGGCCCACGCCAAACTGGCAAGCGGCGAGGGGGCCGACTCGAAGACGCCGTCGGTCATCGACCGGACGAAGTCTTTCATCGACGACAGCGACAGCGACGAGGGCTGGTTCGGCTTCGTCAATCTGATGGACGCTCACCTGCCGTACTACCCGCCCGCGGAGTACCGCGAGGAGTTCGCGCCGGGAGTCGACCCCAGTGAGGTCTGCCAGAACTCGAAGGAGTATAACTCCGGGGCTCGCGAGATCGACGACGCTGAGTTCGACGACATTCGCGGGCTCTACGACGCCGAGATCGCCCACATGGACGCCGAACTCGGCCGACTGTTCGACTGGCTGCGCGAGACAGACCAATGGGACGACACGACAGTTGTGGTCTGTGCCGACCACGGGGAACTCCACGGCGAACACGACCTCTACGGCCACGAGTTCGCCCTCTACGACCAGCTGATCAACGTCCCGCTGCTGGTCAAACACCCCGACCTCGAGGCCGACCGACGCGACGACCTCGTCGAACTGCTGGATCTCTATCACACGGTCCTCGACGCGGTCGGCGTCGATCCCGCGACTGCGGTCGGGACGACCGGCGACGACGCGCCCGTCCCCCGCGACCCGACCCGATCGTTGCTCTCGAGCGAGTATCGCGCCTTCGAGGGCGCGAGCGAGCCCGATCCCGGCCAGCGGGCCGTCCTCGAGGGCGACGAAACGTCGGGGGACGCCTCGAGCGACGACTACGCGTTCGTCGAGTACGCACAGCCGGTCATCGAACTCCATCACCTAGAGGAGAAAGCCAGTGAGGCGGGGATCGAGCTATCGAACGATCATCGCGCGTACTCGCGCCTGCGCGCGGCCCGCAGCACCGACGCCAAGTACGTCCGCGCGGATCGGATCCCCGACGAAGGGTACCGGCTCGACGAGGACCCGGCCGAGGAGTCGCCTATCGATCCCGACGACGATGCGGTCGTCGCGGCGACCGAGCGGGCGCTGGCCCGCTTCGAGGACGCGGTCGGCGGCGCGTGGGACGATCCCAGCGAGACCGATCCCGACGACGCCGACGCACTGGCCGAAGCCGACGAGGGGACTCAGGAGCGACTGCGCGAACTCGGCTACCTCGAGTGA
- a CDS encoding lysylphosphatidylglycerol synthase transmembrane domain-containing protein gives MEERNRRAFFIGAFGAIAVFAVLVFIVGARSILDSLLSATPSLVAATFALALCWLVVWSLMLRTVLGTLGVEMPLGKSFLVYAGAVFANNVTPFGQAGGEPVAALLISKVSDSRYETGLVGIASVDVLNVIPSISLVFVGVGYYATTAAVGDRLETAIGSAVVLIGAIVIVMGLVWRYREMIINWLPAVIAPHLGKLGLERFNSETLEDDLADRMGRFFENIERIATNRWRLGAVVGLSLCGWLFQVVALLAAFAALGYSVPPYILLFVIPLANVAGAAPLPGGLGGIEAAFVTLLVPTTGIEASAVTAAVLIFRGAVYWMPILLGGASVSALGIRAIR, from the coding sequence ATGGAGGAGCGAAATCGGCGCGCGTTTTTCATCGGTGCCTTCGGTGCGATCGCGGTCTTCGCCGTGCTCGTGTTCATCGTCGGTGCGCGTTCCATCCTTGATTCCCTGCTCTCGGCGACTCCATCGCTCGTCGCGGCGACATTCGCCCTCGCGCTCTGTTGGCTGGTCGTCTGGAGCCTGATGCTCCGAACCGTCCTCGGGACGCTCGGCGTCGAGATGCCGCTCGGCAAGTCATTTCTCGTCTACGCCGGTGCTGTCTTCGCCAACAACGTCACCCCGTTCGGACAGGCCGGCGGCGAACCGGTCGCAGCGTTGCTCATCTCGAAGGTCTCCGACTCACGCTACGAAACCGGTCTCGTCGGGATCGCGAGCGTCGACGTACTCAACGTGATTCCGTCGATCTCGCTCGTCTTCGTGGGGGTCGGCTACTACGCGACTACCGCCGCCGTCGGCGACCGCCTCGAGACGGCCATCGGGTCGGCCGTCGTGTTAATCGGAGCTATCGTCATCGTCATGGGACTCGTGTGGCGATACCGAGAGATGATCATCAACTGGCTTCCAGCCGTCATCGCCCCCCACCTCGGTAAACTCGGTCTCGAGCGCTTCAACTCGGAGACGCTCGAGGACGACCTCGCGGACCGAATGGGTCGGTTCTTCGAGAACATCGAGCGGATCGCGACGAACCGATGGCGGCTCGGAGCCGTGGTCGGGCTCTCGCTGTGTGGCTGGCTCTTTCAGGTGGTCGCACTGCTTGCAGCGTTCGCCGCCCTCGGATACAGCGTCCCGCCCTATATCCTACTGTTTGTGATTCCCCTTGCAAACGTCGCCGGCGCGGCCCCGCTCCCGGGAGGTCTCGGCGGAATCGAGGCCGCGTTCGTCACGCTGCTTGTCCCGACAACGGGCATCGAAGCATCGGCCGTTACCGCGGCCGTCCTGATATTCCGCGGCGCGGTCTACTGGATGCCCATCCTTCTCGGTGGTGCCTCCGTGTCGGCGCTGGGGATCCGTGCCATCCGGTGA
- a CDS encoding metal-dependent hydrolase: MYRDGHAGFNALLYAPFVPLITASYSLETALWGAVVTLAAANLPDLDQSLERIDHRGPTHTIWFALLFGFVAGLGTMLVARSGFGSSGGFGFGFVIGTCGILAHLAGDVVTPMGISPFEPVSQVHVTLAWFKSKNGLINRTFLVIGTFALVVSVLLTVVQQEPTLTSMSATAGELLGLAG; the protein is encoded by the coding sequence ATGTATCGAGACGGCCACGCTGGCTTCAACGCGCTGCTGTATGCTCCGTTCGTACCACTAATAACCGCTTCCTACTCGCTCGAGACAGCGCTTTGGGGTGCAGTCGTCACGCTCGCCGCGGCAAACCTGCCCGACCTCGACCAGAGTCTCGAACGGATCGACCACCGCGGCCCGACTCACACCATCTGGTTCGCACTTCTGTTCGGCTTCGTCGCGGGACTCGGAACGATGCTCGTCGCCCGCTCGGGGTTCGGTTCCAGTGGCGGTTTCGGCTTTGGTTTCGTCATCGGCACCTGCGGGATTCTCGCCCATCTCGCAGGTGATGTCGTGACGCCGATGGGAATTTCGCCGTTCGAGCCTGTCTCACAGGTTCATGTCACGCTCGCGTGGTTCAAATCGAAAAACGGTCTCATCAATCGCACGTTTCTGGTCATCGGAACGTTCGCGTTAGTCGTATCGGTGCTTCTGACGGTCGTTCAGCAGGAACCAACTCTGACTTCGATGTCGGCGACGGCCGGAGAGTTACTCGGATTGGCGGGGTAG
- a CDS encoding metal-dependent hydrolase, with protein sequence MLFGLIVFLTVAFATHALVGVALVRGFADVGPRTGVLLGIVFGLAPDADFLFPAAWGWPFVHRGITHSPLFALSVIGGTYALCRNRAIALATGLAIGSHLVIDSLSPMAILWLFPLRTTWSPGLDVHGVLATALLWSVSAGVLVWRTDDLAEIVRWRTRDDDVLPRQSE encoded by the coding sequence ATGCTGTTCGGACTGATCGTCTTTCTTACCGTTGCGTTCGCGACACACGCGCTCGTTGGCGTCGCGCTCGTTCGAGGGTTCGCCGACGTCGGTCCGCGAACGGGGGTGTTGCTCGGGATCGTCTTCGGGCTCGCACCGGATGCGGACTTTCTGTTTCCGGCGGCGTGGGGGTGGCCGTTCGTCCACCGCGGCATAACGCATTCGCCGCTGTTCGCGCTGTCGGTCATCGGCGGAACGTACGCGCTTTGCCGAAACCGTGCGATTGCGCTCGCTACCGGGCTCGCGATCGGCTCACACCTCGTCATCGATTCGCTTTCGCCGATGGCGATCCTGTGGCTGTTCCCGCTGCGAACGACGTGGAGTCCCGGACTGGACGTCCACGGCGTACTCGCGACGGCACTGCTCTGGTCTGTCTCGGCCGGCGTCCTCGTGTGGCGCACTGACGACCTAGCGGAGATCGTCCGGTGGCGGACTCGAGACGATGATGTCCTACCCCGCCAATCCGAGTAA
- a CDS encoding DedA family protein: MVLLQLTETPPWLESLFTSKHGFVVLFGICVLEGAMLLRFMPSELVVPSALALIGSSVPTAVSIVALAVAGTTVGQLLLFGLVRRAGREYVLQKRWFPVTESRLERFDGWFDRWGAVAIAGSNTMLFVRGLLTVPAGLSEMDGRSFLVLSAVGSLSFQSILAALYLLGGHLLAL; this comes from the coding sequence ATGGTCCTCCTCCAACTCACCGAAACGCCGCCGTGGCTCGAGTCCTTATTCACCTCGAAGCACGGGTTCGTGGTCCTGTTCGGGATCTGCGTCCTCGAGGGAGCGATGTTACTGCGATTCATGCCCAGCGAACTCGTCGTGCCGTCGGCGCTGGCGTTGATCGGCTCGTCGGTTCCGACGGCGGTTTCGATCGTCGCCCTCGCAGTCGCCGGGACGACAGTCGGCCAACTCCTGTTGTTCGGACTCGTCCGTCGCGCCGGCCGGGAGTACGTCCTACAAAAGCGGTGGTTCCCGGTCACCGAGTCGCGCCTCGAGCGGTTCGACGGTTGGTTCGACAGATGGGGCGCCGTCGCTATCGCCGGGAGCAATACGATGCTGTTCGTCAGGGGGCTGCTCACCGTTCCCGCCGGCCTTTCGGAGATGGACGGCCGCTCGTTCCTCGTCCTGTCGGCGGTCGGGTCGCTGTCTTTCCAATCGATCCTCGCAGCGCTGTACCTGCTCGGCGGGCATCTGCTGGCGCTGTAG
- a CDS encoding aryl-sulfate sulfotransferase: MTERPLPSAGDVRSGLGSVRAALSRNRLRVAFVVLILVSAAVVASAAGEGVSTASKADVPDAPPTDNHTVVTESGRAGTITAYQPNGEVRYYNNSRTKYFDADPVEGDPLTVEYAATDTLHTEGPNCGAPPCTRNVIERADLETGDVEVLYERYDYKEYAGEWHDVDRINESHFLVADMVADQVFIVNTETEVVEWLWDAQSDFPLEGGHSWPRDWAHINDVEYIEEGQMEGRIMASLRNQDQVVFLDREEGLLEDWTLGSENDYDVLHEQHNPDYILESQGGPAVLVADSEGAQIKEFQREDGEWTQTWVWEDDRIQWPRDADRLPNGNTLISDTHGNRVIEVNQSGEIVWDVGSSLPYEAERLEPGDESEGGQSAQSLGLENRTAADTGGGGGDGGGFDFNPLAFLGDLIESILPHRIYNALLFVSPVWMGSTEFAAIGVALFSGLAWIALEIRWKLRDAGVRFRLPFYRTRSE; this comes from the coding sequence GTGACCGAGCGCCCGCTGCCGTCGGCCGGGGACGTCCGATCCGGACTCGGCAGCGTCCGCGCCGCGCTCTCCCGGAACCGGCTCCGAGTCGCGTTCGTCGTCCTGATTCTCGTCTCGGCGGCCGTCGTCGCAAGCGCCGCGGGTGAGGGCGTCTCGACGGCATCGAAGGCAGACGTCCCGGACGCCCCACCGACCGACAACCACACGGTCGTCACCGAGTCCGGTCGCGCCGGCACGATCACGGCGTACCAGCCCAACGGCGAGGTCCGCTACTACAACAACTCGCGGACGAAGTACTTCGATGCCGATCCCGTCGAGGGCGACCCGTTGACCGTCGAGTACGCCGCGACGGATACCCTCCACACCGAGGGGCCCAACTGCGGCGCTCCACCGTGTACGCGTAACGTCATCGAGCGCGCCGACCTCGAGACCGGCGACGTCGAGGTCCTCTACGAGCGCTACGACTACAAGGAGTACGCCGGCGAGTGGCACGACGTCGACCGTATCAACGAGAGTCACTTCCTCGTCGCGGACATGGTCGCCGATCAGGTGTTCATCGTGAACACCGAAACCGAAGTCGTCGAGTGGCTCTGGGACGCACAGAGCGACTTCCCGCTCGAGGGCGGTCACTCCTGGCCGCGCGACTGGGCCCACATCAACGACGTCGAGTACATCGAGGAGGGCCAGATGGAAGGGCGCATCATGGCCAGCCTGCGCAATCAGGACCAGGTCGTCTTCCTCGACCGGGAGGAGGGCCTGCTCGAGGACTGGACGCTGGGCAGCGAGAACGACTACGACGTCCTTCACGAGCAGCACAACCCCGACTACATCCTCGAGAGCCAGGGCGGACCGGCGGTCCTCGTGGCCGACTCCGAGGGCGCTCAGATCAAGGAGTTCCAGCGTGAGGACGGTGAGTGGACCCAGACTTGGGTCTGGGAAGACGATCGGATCCAGTGGCCCCGTGACGCCGACCGACTGCCGAACGGCAACACGCTGATCTCCGACACCCACGGCAACCGCGTCATCGAGGTCAACCAGTCGGGTGAGATCGTCTGGGACGTCGGGTCCTCGCTCCCCTACGAGGCCGAACGCCTCGAGCCGGGCGACGAAAGCGAGGGCGGACAAAGCGCCCAGTCGCTCGGTCTTGAGAACCGCACCGCGGCCGACACCGGCGGAGGCGGCGGTGACGGCGGCGGCTTCGACTTCAACCCGCTCGCTTTCCTCGGGGATCTCATCGAGTCGATCCTGCCACACCGGATCTACAACGCCCTCCTGTTCGTGAGTCCGGTCTGGATGGGGTCGACCGAGTTCGCCGCCATCGGGGTCGCTCTCTTCTCGGGGCTTGCGTGGATCGCCCTCGAGATCAGATGGAAGCTCCGGGACGCCGGCGTTCGGTTCCGGCTGCCGTTCTACCGGACTCGAAGCGAGTAG
- a CDS encoding universal stress protein — protein MASRILVPTDGSDAATAALEHALDIAADRELTVHLLTVADTNQPSITRLGSEVVDALELEGSEIVSDAADRADERGVSYVTDVAQGDPREVIVEYATGDEFDRVAMGTHGRRGLGEYVLGNVADYVVNRSDVPVLTVRAAEDARAAYPYENVLVPTDGSDHATAALEEAAAVAADCGATLHLLSVVDELPEVLDTGSAALSAGVEENVQAVLDEAATTAREAGVDDVTTTIASGSVAREITAAADSTAADLIVMGTHGHTGLDRHLLGSFTERVMRTSPVPVLTTRLAGDED, from the coding sequence ATGGCGAGTCGAATCCTCGTGCCGACCGACGGAAGCGACGCCGCGACGGCCGCCCTCGAACACGCGCTCGATATCGCGGCCGACCGGGAACTGACGGTTCACCTGCTTACGGTCGCGGACACGAACCAACCGAGCATCACACGCCTCGGCAGCGAGGTCGTCGACGCCCTCGAGCTGGAGGGATCGGAGATCGTCTCGGACGCCGCCGATCGGGCCGACGAACGGGGCGTCTCCTACGTCACGGACGTCGCTCAGGGCGACCCGCGGGAGGTGATCGTCGAGTATGCCACCGGCGACGAGTTCGACCGCGTCGCGATGGGGACCCACGGCCGGCGCGGGCTCGGGGAGTACGTCCTCGGAAACGTCGCCGATTACGTCGTCAATCGTAGCGACGTGCCGGTCCTGACCGTTCGCGCGGCCGAGGACGCGAGGGCGGCCTATCCCTACGAGAACGTACTGGTACCGACCGACGGCAGCGACCACGCGACGGCTGCGCTCGAGGAAGCCGCGGCGGTCGCCGCCGACTGCGGTGCGACGCTGCACTTGCTGTCGGTCGTCGACGAACTCCCCGAAGTCCTCGATACGGGGTCGGCCGCCCTCTCCGCGGGCGTCGAGGAGAACGTGCAGGCGGTCCTCGACGAGGCCGCAACGACCGCCCGAGAAGCCGGCGTCGACGACGTGACGACGACGATCGCGTCGGGCTCGGTCGCCCGGGAGATCACGGCTGCAGCCGACTCGACGGCCGCGGATCTCATCGTGATGGGGACCCACGGCCACACTGGCCTCGATCGACACCTGCTCGGGAGTTTCACCGAGCGAGTGATGCGTACCTCGCCGGTCCCAGTTCTCACGACACGCCTCGCCGGCGACGAGGACTGA
- a CDS encoding PAS domain S-box protein translates to MTRGFTATEPTPVRALVVGSSEWARSTAGLADERLTVTGPVTGVDDLDDDRLEVVDCVLTDDPTVVDDLAGSCPVVYALDPTGDESIDDVRRGATDVIAATTARNPALLAHRLERAVATDARAATADGPPVRGPEWYRTILEYSSEVVLTIEADGEISYASPAVEVAGGYDPATLCGDHYLEHVHGDDTAAVAAEFEATRAADLGTSRTVEYTCQHADGAWYVHEAVLTNRLGDGVVDGVVASIRDITEYHRIERELSESFKRVTDAFYALDSDWEFTYVNDRALEILSTDRSELLGRHILEVFPEMTGTAFQSAATEAMAEQESRTVEGYLDAYDAWIEARIYPSPSGMSVYWRDVTDRVQRKRDLTERTERLQTLVENAPIVLFVLDEDGTFTLSEGRGLANLGTDAGEVVGDSFFDQLGDYPAICDDARRALEGEDVHSRRELSDRVFEMWYRPITDGGDVDRVIGVASDITERVQYQEALSGLHEASSHLLSVDSKAAACKSIVEVATDVLDLDSVVYRFDERANELRPAAHASAFESTFGSPPRIEPDGSIVWETFVNGETAIDDDTRDSTAVSDEETAARSVLSVPLGEHGVVVALSTDPAAYDDETVELAELFARAAEAALDRIGRTRRLRDRERELEAQNRHLERLNDANEIRQSIEELLLKADSRAEIERGVPRRLAALESCSLAWVGEPDPGGNRLQVRAHAGAERGYLEAVTATAVDDSAAEPAGRAARTQAPVYVENVADAVHDGEWRRKALSRNFQSVYAVPLVYDGFCYGVVSIYGEDRDAVDETLRSMLSELGETIAYAIDAVKRKNALFGDDRTEVELAVAADATLCQLAARLGSPMRYEGATAPDEGPQLVFAAIEGPIDDPASAVDLAAVDGISEITTIADHEGETLVQLRMTDSFLGSIAGTHGARLREFSVDESGGRAVVDVPDAVEIRELLADITRSGPSVSMVARREAPTDDPETVGGATRTVLLESFTDRQREVVQTAYHGGFFEWPRRATGEEIADSLDISSPALSVTVADAVATHKGVEVTDLEPLHYSINADALERLFEPRTDGLRSNGSVTFEYSDCLVTVTADSEIRVTSV, encoded by the coding sequence ATGACACGCGGTTTCACGGCGACCGAACCGACGCCGGTTCGCGCGCTCGTCGTCGGTTCGTCCGAGTGGGCCCGGTCGACGGCGGGGCTCGCCGACGAACGGCTGACGGTGACGGGGCCGGTCACGGGGGTCGACGACCTCGACGACGATCGACTCGAGGTGGTCGATTGCGTCCTGACCGACGACCCGACGGTCGTCGACGACCTCGCCGGGTCGTGTCCGGTCGTCTACGCCCTCGACCCGACGGGAGACGAATCGATCGACGACGTCCGGCGAGGGGCGACGGACGTGATCGCCGCGACGACCGCCCGGAACCCGGCGCTGCTGGCTCATCGGCTCGAGCGAGCGGTCGCCACCGACGCGCGGGCAGCGACGGCGGACGGACCGCCCGTTCGTGGGCCGGAGTGGTACCGGACCATTCTCGAGTACTCCTCAGAGGTGGTACTCACGATCGAGGCCGACGGGGAGATATCCTACGCCAGCCCGGCGGTCGAAGTCGCCGGTGGCTACGATCCCGCCACCCTCTGCGGGGATCACTACCTCGAACACGTCCACGGGGACGATACGGCGGCAGTTGCGGCCGAGTTCGAGGCGACCCGTGCGGCCGATCTGGGCACCTCCCGGACCGTCGAGTACACGTGCCAGCACGCCGACGGCGCGTGGTACGTCCACGAGGCCGTCCTCACAAACCGGCTCGGGGACGGCGTCGTCGACGGCGTCGTCGCGTCGATCCGGGATATCACCGAGTATCACCGCATCGAGCGGGAATTGAGCGAGTCGTTCAAACGCGTCACCGACGCTTTCTACGCCCTCGATTCGGACTGGGAATTCACCTACGTCAACGATCGCGCCCTCGAGATCCTCTCTACCGACCGGTCCGAGCTGCTCGGCCGACACATCCTCGAGGTGTTCCCGGAAATGACCGGGACGGCGTTTCAGTCCGCGGCCACCGAAGCGATGGCCGAGCAGGAGTCCCGGACCGTCGAGGGCTACCTCGACGCCTACGACGCGTGGATCGAGGCGCGGATCTACCCGTCGCCGTCGGGGATGTCGGTCTACTGGCGGGACGTCACCGACCGCGTCCAGCGAAAGCGGGACCTGACCGAACGGACCGAGCGATTACAGACGTTGGTCGAGAACGCACCGATCGTCCTGTTCGTCCTCGACGAGGACGGGACGTTCACGCTCTCGGAGGGGCGCGGGCTCGCGAACCTCGGTACCGATGCCGGCGAGGTCGTCGGCGACTCCTTTTTCGACCAGCTCGGGGACTATCCGGCCATCTGTGACGACGCAAGACGTGCCCTCGAGGGCGAGGACGTCCACTCCCGGCGGGAACTCTCGGACCGGGTCTTCGAGATGTGGTACCGACCGATCACCGACGGCGGCGACGTCGACCGCGTGATCGGCGTCGCAAGCGACATCACCGAACGGGTACAGTACCAGGAGGCGCTCAGCGGACTCCACGAGGCGAGCAGCCATCTGTTGAGCGTCGACTCGAAGGCAGCCGCCTGCAAGTCCATCGTCGAGGTCGCGACCGACGTTCTCGACCTCGATAGCGTCGTCTACCGGTTCGACGAGCGCGCGAACGAACTCCGGCCGGCGGCCCACGCGTCGGCGTTCGAGTCGACCTTCGGGTCGCCGCCACGGATCGAGCCGGACGGGAGCATCGTCTGGGAGACGTTCGTGAACGGCGAGACGGCGATCGACGACGACACTCGAGATTCGACCGCGGTATCCGACGAGGAAACGGCCGCACGGAGCGTCCTCTCCGTCCCGCTGGGCGAACACGGCGTGGTCGTCGCGCTGTCGACCGACCCGGCCGCCTACGACGACGAGACGGTCGAACTCGCGGAACTGTTCGCACGGGCCGCGGAGGCGGCGCTCGACCGGATCGGCCGAACGCGTCGGCTCCGTGACCGCGAACGCGAACTCGAGGCACAGAATCGCCACCTCGAGCGGCTTAACGACGCCAACGAGATCCGCCAATCGATCGAGGAACTCCTGTTGAAAGCGGACTCCCGGGCCGAGATCGAACGCGGCGTCCCCCGGCGGCTGGCCGCCCTCGAGTCGTGTTCGCTGGCCTGGGTCGGGGAGCCCGATCCCGGCGGGAACCGCCTACAGGTTCGGGCCCACGCGGGGGCCGAACGGGGGTATCTCGAGGCAGTGACGGCGACGGCGGTCGACGACTCGGCGGCCGAACCCGCGGGACGGGCGGCGCGAACACAGGCCCCGGTCTACGTCGAGAACGTCGCCGACGCGGTCCACGACGGGGAGTGGCGACGGAAGGCTCTCTCCCGGAACTTCCAGTCGGTGTATGCGGTCCCGCTGGTCTACGACGGGTTCTGCTACGGTGTCGTCTCGATCTACGGCGAGGATCGCGATGCCGTCGACGAGACGCTTCGCTCGATGCTGTCGGAACTCGGCGAGACGATCGCCTACGCGATCGACGCCGTCAAACGCAAGAACGCGCTGTTCGGCGACGACCGCACCGAGGTCGAACTCGCAGTCGCGGCCGACGCGACGCTGTGTCAGTTGGCGGCGCGTCTCGGATCACCCATGAGATACGAGGGGGCGACGGCACCGGACGAGGGGCCACAGCTCGTCTTCGCAGCGATCGAAGGGCCGATCGACGATCCCGCATCGGCCGTCGACCTCGCCGCGGTCGACGGGATTAGCGAGATCACGACGATCGCCGACCACGAGGGGGAGACGCTCGTCCAGCTCCGGATGACCGATTCGTTCCTCGGCTCGATCGCCGGTACCCACGGCGCGCGGCTGCGCGAGTTCTCGGTCGACGAGTCGGGTGGTCGCGCCGTCGTCGACGTTCCCGATGCCGTCGAGATCCGTGAACTGCTGGCCGATATCACCCGCAGCGGTCCCTCGGTGTCGATGGTCGCGCGACGTGAGGCCCCGACCGACGACCCCGAGACGGTCGGCGGGGCCACACGGACGGTCCTCCTCGAGTCCTTTACTGATCGCCAGCGAGAGGTCGTCCAGACGGCCTATCACGGCGGGTTCTTCGAGTGGCCGCGTCGAGCGACCGGCGAGGAAATCGCCGACTCGCTTGATATCTCTTCGCCCGCGCTCAGCGTTACCGTCGCGGACGCCGTCGCAACGCACAAGGGGGTCGAGGTCACGGATCTCGAGCCGCTTCACTACTCGATCAACGCCGACGCGCTCGAGCGACTGTTCGAACCGCGGACGGACGGTCTCCGATCCAACGGGTCGGTGACGTTCGAGTACAGCGACTGTCTCGTCACGGTCACGGCGGACAGCGAGATCCGGGTTACATCGGTCTGA
- a CDS encoding DNA-methyltransferase, which yields METTHRVFVGDARDLSAVDDSSVELVVTSPPYPMIEMWDDLFTDLDPAVGDALDAGDGRAAFEAMHAQLDRVWDELERVLIDGGIACINVGDATRSVDDSFRVYPNHARVLSAFEERGFDPLPDVLWRKPANSAAKFMGSGMIPPNAYVTLEHEYILVFRKGGQRRSFEPGADRRYEAAYFWEERNRWFSDVWTEVTGELQALEDDELRERSAAYPLEIPYRLICMYSAYEDTVLDPFWGTGTTTLAAMCAGRNSIGAELESAFLETFDDHLEELPSLSRSVGRTRLERHREFVERRRGEGESLEYEAEHYETPVMTAMEREIRLWEVCEVVDAADGYRAEHAPLSLE from the coding sequence ATGGAAACGACCCACCGCGTGTTCGTCGGCGACGCCCGCGATCTCTCCGCGGTCGACGACTCGTCCGTCGAACTCGTCGTCACGTCTCCCCCCTATCCGATGATCGAGATGTGGGACGACCTCTTTACCGATCTCGATCCGGCCGTCGGGGACGCGTTAGACGCCGGCGACGGGCGGGCGGCGTTCGAGGCGATGCACGCCCAGCTCGACCGGGTCTGGGACGAACTCGAGCGGGTGTTGATCGACGGTGGGATCGCCTGTATCAACGTGGGTGACGCGACCCGATCGGTCGACGACAGCTTCCGGGTCTACCCGAATCACGCTCGCGTCCTCTCGGCGTTCGAGGAGCGGGGGTTCGATCCGCTGCCGGACGTCCTCTGGCGCAAGCCGGCAAACAGCGCGGCCAAGTTCATGGGCAGCGGGATGATCCCGCCAAACGCCTACGTCACGCTGGAACACGAGTACATCCTGGTCTTTCGGAAGGGGGGACAGCGGCGCTCGTTCGAGCCGGGGGCCGACCGCCGGTACGAAGCCGCCTACTTCTGGGAGGAGCGCAACCGCTGGTTCTCCGACGTCTGGACGGAGGTCACCGGCGAGCTACAGGCGCTCGAGGACGACGAACTCCGGGAGCGGTCCGCGGCCTACCCTCTCGAGATCCCCTACCGGCTGATCTGTATGTACTCGGCCTACGAGGACACCGTTCTCGACCCATTCTGGGGGACCGGGACGACGACGCTGGCGGCGATGTGTGCCGGTCGCAACTCCATCGGCGCGGAACTCGAGTCGGCGTTTCTCGAGACCTTCGACGACCACCTTGAGGAACTCCCGTCGTTGTCCCGGTCGGTCGGCCGGACGCGACTCGAGCGCCACCGCGAGTTCGTCGAGCGCCGCCGCGGAGAGGGCGAGTCCCTCGAGTACGAGGCCGAACACTACGAGACGCCGGTCATGACGGCGATGGAACGGGAGATTCGGCTGTGGGAGGTTTGCGAGGTCGTAGACGCCGCCGACGGGTACCGCGCCGAACACGCCCCGCTTTCCCTCGAGTAG